Proteins encoded within one genomic window of Oryza glaberrima chromosome 12, OglaRS2, whole genome shotgun sequence:
- the LOC127756800 gene encoding uncharacterized protein LOC127756800, with protein sequence MAAAMAAAVAARLPPAAACRARLEATTPSSPFAVAAPCRVMAPTRRPRLGTRLVVVSAQSNFSRVVQTAWKVGRDAVEAGTALVPGSVPRPVARIGVTFVALSIALFLLKSVVSTAFFVLAMMGLIYLGFLAMNPKEGSKVDEGANSSEDPVEEARRIMEKYK encoded by the exons ATGGCCGCAGCCATGGCCGCGGCGGTCGCCGCCCGgcttcctccggccgccgcttgcCGGGCACGTCTTGAAGCCACCACCCCGAGCTCTCCCTTCGCAGTCGCAGCTCCCTGCCGTGTCATGGcgccgacgcgccgcccgcGGCTGGGTACGCGCCTCGTCGTGGTTTCCGCGCAGTCCAACTTCTCCAGAG TTGTTCAAACAGCATGGAAGGTTGGTAGGGATGCTGTTGAGGCAGGAACTGCTCTAGTCCCA GGTTCGGTTCCACGGCCAGTTGCCAGGATAGGTGTTACCTTTGTTGCTTTGTCCATTGCCCTTTTTCTTCTCAAGTCCGTTGTCTCCACTGCATTCTTCGTATTG GCAATGATGGGGCTTATATACTTGGGTTTCCTGGCTATGAACCCAAAGGAGGGCTCTAAGGTGGATGAAGGAGCCAATTCATCTGAAGACCCTGTGGAAGAAGCCCGGCGCATAATGGAGAAATACAAATAA
- the LOC127758082 gene encoding uncharacterized protein LOC127758082, whose translation MEVTLETVAGRRFTVEIWFFSTVRRIKEYVLRQEGIPVESQRLFFAGAELDDDGDTERYSILQGSTVLLLLPEDGAAPPSSGGGGGGAGTKAMVRVVVNAPAALAGKGGAVTVEVDASACTVAGLKERVQEGTDGALPAARVALMFGKVEMEDGRAVAEYVQPGAAADGTATVVVSAVVRPPPPPTPTAASPVAVSKKRPPTPTPQPPQQPRVTVNVKWGAKAVAVEVSDMLAVKDLRAELGGGGGGAAAHLPLPKDGGYFFIYKQNVMEEDRTLRWHDVKNGDTIEIFNGRVTGGA comes from the coding sequence ATGGAGGTGACGTTGGAGACGGTGGCGGGGCGGCGGTTTACGGTGGAGATCTGGTTCTTCTCGACGGTGCGGCGGATCAAGGAGTACGTGCTGCGGCAGGAGGGCATCCCCGTGGAGTCGCAGCGCCTCTTCTTCGCGGGCGCCGagctggacgacgacggcgacacggAGCGCTACTCCATCCTCCAGGGCTCcaccgtgctcctcctcctccccgaggacggcgccgctccgccgtcgtccggtggcggcggcggcggcgcagggacGAAGGCGATGGTGCGGGTGGTCGTGAACGCGCCCGCCGCGCTCGCGGGGAAGGGCGGGGCGGTGACCGTCGAGGTCGACGCGTCGGCGTGCACCGTGGCGGGGCTGAAGGAGCGGGTGCAGGAGGGGACCGACGgcgcgctgccggcggcgagggtggcgctGATGTTCGGGAAGGTGGAGATGGAGGACGGCAGGGCGGTGGCGGAGTACGTGCagccgggcgcggcggcggacgggacggcgacggtggtggtgtcCGCGGTCgtgcgtcctccgccgccgccgacgccgacggccgcgtcgcccgtcgccgtcagcAAGaagcggccgccgacgccgacgccgcagccgccgcagcagccgcgggTGACGGTGAACGTGAAGTGGGGagcgaaggcggtggcggtcgAGGTGAGCGACATGCTGGCGGTGAAAGACCTTCgtgcggagctcggcggcggcggcggaggcgcggcggcgcacctGCCGCTGCCCAAGGACGGCGGCTACTTCTTCATCTACAAGCAGAACGTGATGGAGGAGGACCGCACGCTGCGGTGGCACGACGTCAAGAACGGCGACACCATCGAGATCTTCAACGGCAGGGTCACCGGCGGCGCCTGA